The following are from one region of the Equus przewalskii isolate Varuska chromosome 21, EquPr2, whole genome shotgun sequence genome:
- the AP5S1 gene encoding AP-5 complex subunit sigma-1 isoform X2, producing MVHAFLIHTLRAPKAEEGLCRVLYSCVFGAESSPDDGRPHGAERDRLLRKEQILAVARQVESMCRLQQQASGRPPMDLQPQSSDEPVPLHEAPRGAFRLAAGDPFQEPRTVVWLGVLSLGFALVLDAHENLLLAEGTLRLLARLLLEHLRLLAPGTNLLLRADRIEGILARFLPHGQLLFLNDQFVQGLEKEFSAACPR from the exons ATGGTCCACGCCTTCCTCATCCACACCTTGAGGGCCCCGAAGGCGGAGGAGGGCCTTTGCCGGGTGCTCTACTCCTGCGTCTTTGGTGCTGAGAGTTCACCTGATGACGGGCGGCCACATGGCGCCGAGAGGGACAGACTCCTCCGCAAGGAGCAGATTTTGGCTGTAGCCAG GCAGGTGGAGTCCATGTGCCGGCTGCAGCAACAGGCGTCTGGCCGGCCCCCCATGGACCTGCAGCCCCAGTCCTCAGATGAACCAGTGCCCCTGCATGAGGCCCCACGTGGGGCCTTCCGCCTGGCAGCAGGGGACCCTTTCCAGGAGCCGCGGACGGTGGTCTGGCTGGGCGTGCTTTCCTTAGGCTTTGCCCTGGTGCTGGACGCCCACGAGAACCTACTGCTGGCTGAGGGCACACTCCGGCTGCTGGCACGCCTCCTCCTCGAGCACCTCCGGCTGCTGGCCCCCGGCACCAACCTCCTGCTGCGGGCTGACCGCATTGAGGGCATCCTCGCCCGCTTCCTGCCCCATGGTCAGCTGCTCTTCCTTAATGACCAGTTTGTCCAGGGTCTGGAGAAGGAATTCAGTGCTGCCTGTCCTCGCTGA
- the AP5S1 gene encoding AP-5 complex subunit sigma-1 isoform X1, which produces MLARARARGWRAQTPRGRAAALAPVLPSEVGCCYKSAVREGRDPPGAMVHAFLIHTLRAPKAEEGLCRVLYSCVFGAESSPDDGRPHGAERDRLLRKEQILAVARQVESMCRLQQQASGRPPMDLQPQSSDEPVPLHEAPRGAFRLAAGDPFQEPRTVVWLGVLSLGFALVLDAHENLLLAEGTLRLLARLLLEHLRLLAPGTNLLLRADRIEGILARFLPHGQLLFLNDQFVQGLEKEFSAACPR; this is translated from the exons ATGctcgcgcgcgcgcgcgcccgcGGCTGGCGTGCGCAGACGCCCAGGGGTCGCGCAGCCGCCCTCGCTCCCGTGCTGCCAAGTGAAGTGGGTTGTTGCTACAAGTCGGCGGTCCGGGAAGGAAGG GACCCTCCCGGAGCCATGGTCCACGCCTTCCTCATCCACACCTTGAGGGCCCCGAAGGCGGAGGAGGGCCTTTGCCGGGTGCTCTACTCCTGCGTCTTTGGTGCTGAGAGTTCACCTGATGACGGGCGGCCACATGGCGCCGAGAGGGACAGACTCCTCCGCAAGGAGCAGATTTTGGCTGTAGCCAG GCAGGTGGAGTCCATGTGCCGGCTGCAGCAACAGGCGTCTGGCCGGCCCCCCATGGACCTGCAGCCCCAGTCCTCAGATGAACCAGTGCCCCTGCATGAGGCCCCACGTGGGGCCTTCCGCCTGGCAGCAGGGGACCCTTTCCAGGAGCCGCGGACGGTGGTCTGGCTGGGCGTGCTTTCCTTAGGCTTTGCCCTGGTGCTGGACGCCCACGAGAACCTACTGCTGGCTGAGGGCACACTCCGGCTGCTGGCACGCCTCCTCCTCGAGCACCTCCGGCTGCTGGCCCCCGGCACCAACCTCCTGCTGCGGGCTGACCGCATTGAGGGCATCCTCGCCCGCTTCCTGCCCCATGGTCAGCTGCTCTTCCTTAATGACCAGTTTGTCCAGGGTCTGGAGAAGGAATTCAGTGCTGCCTGTCCTCGCTGA